The Mesorhizobium sp. B2-8-5 genome segment CTTTGCCGAGAACGAGCAGGCCGCCTTCGACACCGGCCCGCTCGCCAGTGCCGACGCTCGGGCCGGCGTCGCTGAGCCGACTGAGGCGCTGCTCGGCATGGTATTGGGCGCGGCGCGCGCGCAGGTGCATGAGAACTACATCGTCGCCCAGACGCGGGATTCGCTCGTCATCGTCGACCAGCATGCCGCGCATGAGCGGCTGGTCTACGAGGCGCTGAAGAATGCGCTGCACGCGCGCGCGGTGCCTTCGCAGATGTTGCTTTTGCCCGAGATCGTCGACCTGCCGGAAGAAGATGCCGAGCGGCTGGCGATGCATTCCGACACGCTCGCCAAATTCGGCCTCGGCCTCGAGCGCTTCGGCCCCGGCGCGGTGGCGGTGCGCGAGACGCCGTCGATGCTGGGCGAGACCAATGTACAGCAGCTGGTGCGCGACCTTGCCGACGAGATCGCCGACAACGACACTGTCGAGACGCTGAAGGAACGGCTGGACAGAATAGCCGCGACCATGGCCTGCCACGGCTCGGTGCGGTCAGGCCGGCTGCTCAAGGCCGAGGAGATGAACGCGCTGCTGCGCCAGATGGAGGCGACGCCCGGGTCCGGCACCTGCAACCACGGCCGCCCGACCTATATCGAGCTCAAGCTCGCCGACATAGAAAGGCTGTTCGGGCGGCGGTGATCTCTTGGCTGTTGCGCATTGCCAAGGTTGGTCAGATGTGCCTGAGCATCATTTCTTCAGATGGTATTTTCTTGTCTTGAGGTTGAGGACATAGTCGTTCGCGCTTGCGAATTTGCCGCCTCCAAAATCCACTGAAATGATGACCTTGCCGCTCTCCACCCATTTTTGCACATTCATGTAAATGGGCGTCGTCGACATACCGGCGTTGCAGTCCTCATCGTCGAAGCCGATCTCCTGAACGGCCTTCTTTTTCTTCTTGTCGATCACCAGCATTTTCGTCATGCAGATGCCGGCGTCGGACTTCGTGTAGATCCCTGCAAATCTGTCGCGGTTCGTTTCAGCCCAAAAGGGAATTTCGACGGTCCCGTCGATCTTCAGGTCGCCTGTATCGTCGAGACTCGCGACCTTTCTGAGCGTAACGGGAAACTTGTCCACGCCTTTGCTCCAGCTTCCCGCCGCGCCGCTGTCACTGACCTCGAGAGAGAAAGGACATCCCGTGGTGTCGACGGGTGTCCTCGACCCCATGACGAGGACGCGTTGAAATTCCTTGTCGTCCGCGATCTCGCACAGCGTGAGCTTTGAGCCCTCCGCCTTGCCGTAGATCGCAATCGGGCTTTGCCTGGCGTCGTAGAAGTAGCTTCCTTCGACACTGATGCCGCTGCCGAAGCTGGCATAGCGCTGCAGGGAGAAATGGACCGGGTTCGGCCCGATGGAGCCTTCGTAGTTTTCCACCTGGTACCAGCCCGCGTCGGCTTTCCCGCTCAGCATCAGCAGGCAGAAAACCGTGGCAATGAAGCCTCTTCCCATCCCGATCCCCTCCGTCAATGCGGATCAGGATAGCTTGCCTCACGTCCGCATCACAGGGGCCGCAAGTGACGAACTCAACTTGTCGATTCGAGCCTGGAAACGATCCCAACTCTCTGATCTACCGCTTCAAATTCACCACGATCACGCCGCCCAGCGCCAGCGCGCCGCCGAGGATGCCGAGCGGCGACGGCACTTCGCCCAGCCAGAAGAAGCCGATCAAGGCGGAGGTCGGCGAGACGAGATAGAGGAAGTTCGAGGCGCGCGCGGCCGGCAGGCGCGACAGCGCGGTCGCCCAGGCGGCATAGGCGATCAACGAGGGCACGATGCCGAGATAGATGACGGCGCCGAGACCGGCGGTGTCGGCGACCGCTGCCTGCGAAAACGCTTCCGGCAAGAACGGCGACAGGCAGAGCGCGCCGAGCACCATATTGGAAGCGGATATCGTCAGCGGATGATGGCGGGCAAAGAGCGGCTTTTGCACGATGGTGTTGACGGCGGAGCACAGGGCGGAACCCAGCACCAGCAGCGCGCCGGCGTTGAAATGCAGTCCGTGTCCGTCCGCGACCGCGATGATGCCGATGCCGGCGAAGGAGATGACGGTGCCCAGCCACGCCAAACGCGAGAAGCGTTCGCCGAGCAGCGCCATCGCCATGATGGCGGTGAAGATCGGGCTGACATTGATGATGAAGCCGGCCGCGCCCGCCGAGACGGTGAGCTCGCCGAAATTGAGCATGGCAGTGTAGAGCGCGACGAAGATGGCGCCGCCGAAGCCGAAGCGCCACAATTCGTCGATGCTGGGCAGCGCCGGGCGCTTCACCGCGAGGAAAATGGCGGCCGGAACCGCCGCGATGGCAAAGCGCAGCGCCCCTAACTCCAGCGGCTGGAAGGCGGCAAGGCCGGCGCGGATTGCCGGGAAAGCCGAGGCCCAGCCGATGACCGTCAACGTCACCGCGACCGCGGCGGCGGTGTCCATGCGCTGTGTCTCATTCAACGTGCCGGTGTAAGCGCTCATTGCCGTAACCTCGTCTTTCCTTGCCATGGACGCAGAAAACGCCATTGCCGGGCAATTGACAAACGACCAATTCGAGGGTCAGCTGTGAATGTGGGTCACAGCTCTGACCAGATACTGCCGCTCGAAACCTTGCGCGCCTTCGATGCGGCGGCGCGTATGGGGAGTTTTTCCGCGGCGGCTGAAAAACTCAACCTCACCCATGGCGCGGTAAGCCGCCAGATCGCCAAACTGGAGGACTGGCTTGGCTTGAAGGTGTTCGAGCGCAACGCGCGCGGCGTGACGCTGACGATCGAGGGTAACCGCCTGCATTTGCGGACCACCGAGGCCTTCGCGCTGATCTCGGTCAACTCCGACCGCTGGGTCGAGCCGCGCGGCACCGCCGTGGTGCGGCTGGCTTCGATCCCGTCGGTGAGCGGGCTATGGCTGATGCCGCGCATGGCCGCATTGGAGAACCATCCGACCAAGCTGCGCATCGTGCTCGACGTCGACAACCGCCAGGCCGACCTCGCCGACGAAGGCATCGACCTTTCGGTGCGCTGCGGGCGCGGCCGCATCCCGGGCCGAGTCTCCGTGCAGCTTTTCGAGGAGCATGTTTTCCCGATCGCCTCGCCCGAGTTGGCGAAGGAGATCGGACGAGGCGACCCAGCCCGGCTGCTGAAATTCCCGCTGATCAACGATTCCGACGCTTCCGCTTGGCGCGCCTGGTTCGCGGCGCAGGATGTGGATTATCGCCCGCGCCCACAGGACCGGCGTTTCGAAGACTATAATCTGGTGCTCGACGCGGCGGCGCACGGGCTGGGTATCGCGCTGGCGCGACCGCCGCTCACGGCGGACCAGATCGGGTCCGGCCGTATCGTCGCCGTCGATGAGCGCGTCGCGCTCAATCCGGTGTCTTATTGGATGGACCGCCCGGTCGGCCGGCCGCGCGCGGCGGCGGCGGACCTTGCCAGGCGCATCGCCGAACAGGCAGGGCTTGCTCCGGAAAAGCTCGAAGCTTTCCTTCAGGACGACGGCTAAAGCGCGTCGCGCTGAAAGGGATTCAGGCGACGCGCTTAAGTCTTTGTTTTGATGCATGTCGTTGTCCCAGAACCGCTGCGCACTTCCGGGCGACATGCATTGGAGCGTTTCACCGTTTCACGAAAACGGCGAACCACTCCATCTCCTTATTTTTTGACGCAATCCCGGACGGAAAGGCAACGGCGAAGTCGCCGAGCCTAACCGCTCACACTTTTCCTGGAATTGCTCTGAGCGGGGTTAGCGAAGCAGCAGCACCATGATCGTTGCCGTCACCGCAGAGACGATGGCCGTGACAACCGAGATCGTCCAAAGGGATATCGGCGCGGCTTCCGATCGCGGGGCATGTCCAGCCGGGCGGACGGAGGCACCGCGCGGCTGAGGCGCGTTGGCATTGGCCGCGACCAGCGCTGAAGCGGAAGCGATGGCCGGCGAAAACGTGGATAATGCGGGCGCAACCGCGGGCTTGGACATATTGTCGGTAACCGCTGCCGGTGGCGGAACGAAGCCGCGTGGGGCCTGATCGGTATCCGTCGCCGCCCGGCCGGTCGAGGGTCTTGCCGGCGTATCGTCGGCGGCGGCATCGGGCTCCATGACGGCCCGGTAGGCGTCCTCGACCTCGGAGGACGACAGGCGTTGCGATGCCTGAGCGGCCTGGCGCGGCTGCGCGCTTTGCAGCGACTGGGCCGCGATTTGCGCCGCCTGCCCCGTCGTGGGCGCCGGCGGCTGGATCAGCGCCTTGATCAAAGCCGTCGTCGCCGGATCGGCCTTGGGCGACGGCACCGCCTGCGGCGTGAGCGCCTCATTGATCAGCGTGTTCAGGCGGGTCGAGGCGATGTCCATGCCGGATTCCGGAAACCATTTTGCCGCTCAGCCATACTGGATGAGCATTGCGTCAAGCTTGACGTTGCTTGCGATTTGTGGCGATTGAAACCCGATGAACTCAAGCGCCCTTTCATGATGAACCGTTTTGAAGGCCCGGGCGGCAGGGAAGCCCGGATCCGTTATCTCGACGGCGACTTCCAGGTCACCAGTCCCGGCTCTTTCGTGCGCTGCGCGGTGACGGGCGAGAACATTCCCCTCGACGAGCTCAAATATTGGAGCGTCGCCCGGCAGGAGCCCTATGTGAACGCGGCGGTCTCGCTTGCCCGCGAGATCGAGATGCACCCGGAATTGCGCAAGCGGGGATAGGCCATGCGAGCCCATGGCACCGCGGCCATCGACCTCGACCGCTTAGGGCACTGCATTGAAAAACTTCAGGAAATCTCTCAAGACCCTTGTTCGCATGCCGCTTGTCATGCGTGCGAGATTGCGCGATCGGGCAGTGTCGAGGGCGCCCCGATTCAAGCTGACGGCCTGCGCCATCTTCCGTGAGGAAGCGCCGTTCCTGGCCGAATGGATCAGGTTCCACCAGAATGTGGGATTTGAGCATTTCTATCTCTACAACAACTTCTCGACCGACGACTTCAAAGCCGTGTTGAACCCGTTCATGCAGGAGGGGCTGGTTACGCTGGTCGACTGGCCGCGGCCGGTGGGGCAGCTGTCGGCTTATAGGGACTGCATCCGCAGGCACTGGCGTGAAGCGTTGTGGATCGGATTCTTCGACATCGATGAGTTTCTTTTCGCGCCCGACGGACGTGACGTTCCCTCGGTTCTGAGGGACTATCGCGACCTGCCAGGCGTTTGCGTCTGGCAAGCGTTCTATGGCTCCTCCGGCCATGTCGAGCGCCCGGAACGGCGGGTGGTCGAGGCCTACACGATGCGAGCCGGGCTGGACATCACGACGGTCAAGACAATCCTCAATCCCCGCCTGGTCTACAAGCCGGGCGTCCATCAGTCGAAATTCCTGTCCGGTGAAGGGATGGACACCCATCGACGGACCATCGCGCCCGGCGTGCCTCCCCAGCTCGATATCCTGAGGATCAATCACTATTGGTCGCGCTCGCTCGCCGACCTCGACCAGAAAATCCGGCGCCGCGACGCCTCGACTTCCGCGCTGCGCGACAGGGATTGGCATTTCGACTTCGAAAGCAAGCTCAATGTCGAGCGCGACGAGGCGGTCCTGAAGGCGATGCGGCGCGCAGGATAGCCGTAGCCACCTCCTCTTCCCCCTCCCATCGACGGTCCCAGGCCGTCATTTCAGTGCTGACACTTTCGCTTTTCTGAGGCTATTAGACAGCAAAGGGCGATGGGTACGGGGGTTATCGTGAAGGTTCTTGTGACGGGTGGGGCCGGCTTTATCGGCTCGCATCTATGCGACCTGCTGCTGGCACAAGAACGCCAGGTAATATGTGCCGACAATTTTTCGACCGGCTCGGAGGAAAACATCCGTCACCTTCTGGGCAATCCAAATTTCGAGTTTCTCAGGCACGACGTTACCGTGCCGCTCAAAGTCGAAACGGATGAGATCTTCAATCTCGCCTGCCCGGCCTCGCCCGTTCACTATCAGCGCATTCCGATCGAGACGACCAGGACCTGCGTCTATGGAGCGATCAACATGCTCGATCTCGCATGCGCTTCCGGAGCCAGGATCCTTCAGGCATCGACATCCGAGGTCTATGGCGATCCGCAAGTCCACCCTCAGACCGAGGCCTATTGGGGCCACGTCAATCCGATCGGGCCGCGCAGTTGCTACGACGAAGGCAAGAGATGCGCCGAGGCGCTGTTCTTCGACTACTGGCGCCAGTCGAAATTACCGATCAAGGTGGTGCGCATATTCAACACATACGGCCCGCGCATGCACCCGTCGGATGGACGGGTGGTCAGCAATTTCATTGTCCAGGCCCTGCGGAACGACCCCATAACCATCTACGGCGACGGAAGCCACACGCGCAGCTTCTGCTATGTCGACGACCTCGTCGACGCGATGGTTCGGATGATGGCTACGCCCGACGATTTCGTGGGCCCCCTCAACGTTGGGAACCCGACGGAAGTCACGATCCTGAAACTGGCCGAACTTGTATTGGGTATCGTCGGCGGCAAGTCCAAAATCGAGTTCAAGCCCCTCCCGCAAGACGATCCCCGCCAGCGCCAGCCCGACATAGATCTGGCGCGAGCGACGTTGGACTGGTCTCCTCGCGTCGCTCTCGAGGATGGGCTCGGCGAGACGGTTCGCTACTTCCGCCGGCTGATCGACGGCAATTGACGGCGGGCACCGGGCAAGCCGGCGCTGGACCTGAAGACCGCTTGACGCTTTTCGGCACCACGCTCGAAGCTCAGCCGCGCATCTTGCGCAGGCGCCAGGCGTCGAGCGTCTCGTCTACGATGCGTTCGGGCACGTGATCGAGCTCGAACACGGCCTCGATATCGAGCACGTCCAGTTGGTCGAGGAAACCGGCGGGCGTCTCGCCATGGCGCAGCCGCGCGGCGTCCTTTGCCGTGGTGACGAGGCGCAGCCCCTCCTGCCGGGCAAGCGTCAGGAGGTCGCCTAGCTCGTCCTGGGCGTAGAAATGATGGTCCGGGAAGGCTCGCGACAGCGCGACTTCGCCGCCCGCGCCGCGCACCGTATCGAAGAATTTCTCCGGATGGCCGATGCCGGCGAAGGCCAGGAAGCGGCCGCCGGCGAAGCGCGACGGGTTGGCCGGCTCGACCTGCGCCAGGAAGATTGGCCGGCCGGCGCGCGCCGCCTGGCGCACGACGCCGTCGGCGGCGGCCCCCTCGCCCATCTTCAGCAGGCCGCTGGTGAAGACCAGTTGGTCGACGACCCTGGCGCGGAGCGGCCCGCCCGGGATGACGCGGCCGTTGCCGATGCCGAAGCGGGCGTCGACCACGACCAGCGCATAGTCGATGTGGATTCGCGCCGACTGGAAGCCGTCATCCATGATCAGGAAGTCGCAGCCATGTTCCTCGATGAGCAGCTTCGCGCCGGCGGCGCGGTTCGCCGTCACCGCGACGGGGGCATGTTCGGCCAGAAGCAGCGGCTCGTCGCCGACATGCTTGGCGGCGTCATGATGCGCGTCGACGACATGCGGCCTGGCGAACGAGCCGCCATGGCCACGCGACAGGAAGCCTGGCGTGAGTTGCATGTGCCTGGCCTGCTTGGCCAAGGCAATGGCGACCGGCGTCTTGCCGCTGCCGCCGACGGTCAGGTTGCCGACGCACAGCACCGGCGCCTCTACCTTCTCGCGCGGGGCATGGCGCATGCGGCGGCCGGCGACCAGCCCATAGATCGCCGATGCGGGCGACAGCGCAAGCACGCGCCAGTCCGGCTTTTCCCACCAGAAGGGTGGCGCTTCGCTGGTCATCGCGCCTGCCCCATGCGTCTCGGTTTCGCGCATGGACTTTTCCAAAAACCGGTCCCGATTTTTGGCATCATGATCTAGCGCCCGTTTGCGCCTTTCAGGCGCGCCTTGACGACCAGAGGCTGGATATAGGGCTCCAGCGATTTCAGCGTGCGGGCAAGCGCGCCGCGCATTTCGTCGACGGTGGCGGCACCCGCCGCCATCATCTCATGGCGCGCCACTTCGTTGCTCAAAAGGAAATTGACGGCTCCGGTCAGCATGTCGCGGTCGCGCACCAGCTTGGCGCCGCCGCTGTCGAGCAGACGCTGATAGGCCTCGCGGAAATTCTGCACGTTACGGCCGGCCAGCACTGCGGTTTCGAGCATCGCCGGCTCGAGCGGGTTCTGGCCGCCTTGCGAAGTCAGCGAGCGGCCGACGAAAGCGATCTCCGTCAGCCTTAGGTAAAGGCCCATTTCGCCGATCGTGTCGCCGAGAAGGATGTCGGTATCGTGGGAGATGCGGTCACCCTTGCCGCGCCTTGCCACGGACAGGCCCATGCCGGAAATCTGCGCGGCCAGCGCATCGGCGCGATCGGGGTGACGCGGCACGATGATGGTCAAGAGCCCGTGATGGCGCTTGTGCAGGCTGGCATGGACCTCCGCGGCCACGACCTCCTCGCCATCGTGGGTCGAGATCGCAGCCCAGGTCGGACGGCCGCCGATCTGGCGCTGCAGGGTGGCTAAGGCTCGCTCGTCGGCCGGCGGCGGGCTGGTGTCGACCTTGAGGTTGCCGGAGACGGTGACCGGCCTGGCGCCGAGCGCACGGAACCGCTCGCCGTCGACATCCGACTGGGCGATGACGTGGGCAAGATTCTCGAACAGCGCCTCGGCAACGCCGGCGCGCTTCTTCCAGGACATGAAGGAGCGGTCGGACAACCTGCCATTGACCAGAACCTGCGGCACGTTGCGGGCGCCAAGCTCCAGGATGGTCATCGGCCAGATTTCCGATTCGGCGATGATCGCCAGTTCCGGCCGCCAGTGATCGAGGAAGCGGCTTACCGCCGGCTTGAGATCGAGCGGCACATATTGGTGGATGATGCGGCTGCCGAGACGCTCTTCGGCGACCTTGGCCGAGGTCACGGTGCCGGTGGTCAGGACGATGTTGACGCCATAGTCGAGGATGCTCTCGACCAGCGGCACCACCGCGATCGTCTCGCCCACGCTTGCGGCATGGATCCAGATCACCGGCCCTTCTGGACGGGGACGGCCGGCGACGCCATAGCGTTCGCGGCGGCGGACGCGATCCTCCTTGCCGCGCGAGGCGCGCCAGGCGACATAGGGGCCGATCAGCGGATAGGCGGCCGCCCCCGCATAGCGATAGGCAGTCAGGGCCGCACGCGCCCAGCGCTCGCTCATTTGCCGCCGTCCACGAGGCGATAAGCCTCAGCCGTCGCGACATTGAGAGAGGCAGTAACCTCCTGGCGCTTGCGCTCCATCTCGGCATCGTCGGCATCGGCGGGCACGAAGACAGGCGGCCCCACGATGACCGCGGAGCGGCCGAAAGGCAGGTTGATGGTGGTCTTGTCCCAGCTCTTCTCCAGCACCTTGCGGCGGCTGGTGGCGATAGCCGAGGGCAGGATCGGCCGGCCGGAAAGCCTTGCCAGGAGAACGATGCCAAGCCCCGCGTCGCGCGGCGTGCCGTTCGGAATGTCGGCAATCATGGCGACGTTCTTGCCCGCGACGAGCGACTTCTTGAGCGCGATCAAGGCCTTGGCGCCACCTTTGTCGAGATGCCTCGAACTGTTGCGGCCGCCGGAGCCGCGCACCGCCTCGATGCCGAACTTCTCGATCATGAGCGCCTGGAGCTCGGCGTCGGCGCTGCGCGAGACCATGGCGACCAGCTGCCGGCCCTTGGGGTAATAGGCGGGGGTCAGAAGATGCTGGCCATGCCAGAGCGCGATGATGCCGGGCTCGAGATGGGCATAAGCGCCGCCTGCTACCTGCGTCGAGCCCTCGACGAGCGGGCTGGTGAGGCGAATCAGCCGCAGGAACCAGGCGAACAGGCTGGCGATGAAGTTCTTGACGAAACTCGACTGCGCCAACGGCTCGCGGATACGCCGCCACAGCGTGCGCGTTCCGCCGCGCCTGGCGGCGCGCCGCCTGGTCGCCCCTTTCACCGCTTCATGCTCCATCGACGTCAACCGCCGACCTTCGATTCTGGATCGAGCAGACGGTGCAGATGAACAACGAAATAGCGCATATGGGCATTGTCGACACTGGCCTGCGCCTTGGCTTTCCAGGCGCCAAGCGCGGTCTGATAGTCGGGATAGATGCCGACAATGTCGAGGGAGTCGAGGTCACGGAACTCGGTTCCACCCAGCTTTTTCAGCTCGCCACCGAAAACCAGGTGCAAAAGCTGCTTCTTTCCGTCTTCCACGGCCATGCCGACCCTTCGCAGATTCATGAGTTTTGTGAAACGTTTAGCCCAAAGCGGCCGATTTTGGAACTGCGGGCCGACTCACCCTTGGTCAATGCCGGCAACGACGCCGGCAAGCACGGCAAGCAGTTCGCCGCTGCCGGCGGCGAGCGCGCCGTGATTGATCACCTCGCCGGCGTAGCGCGGCGGCTTGCCGGTACGGTCGAGCAATGCGCCGCCGGCCTCGGTGAGAATCAGATCGGCGGCGGCGATATCCCAGTCATGCGCGCTCGGCTTGACGAAGGTGGCGTCGAGCTTGCCGGCGGCGATCATCGCCAGCCGATAGGCAAGCGAAGGAATGTAGGCCGTCCGCCGCAGCCTGTCTTGCCAGGCCTCCGGCATCAAGTCGACCAGCGGCTTGGGTCCGCCGATATCGACGCTTTCGCCCAGCGGCCGCACGTGGATGCGCTTGTCGTTGAGATAGGCGCCCTCGCCCGGCAGCGCCCAATAGGTCTCGCGCTTGGCCGGGCATTCGAGCACGCCGGCGAGCGAACGCCCGTCCTCGACCACGGCGACGCTGACGCACCAGGAATGCAGGCCATCGAGAAAGCCGCGCGTGCCGTCGATCGGATCGACGACGAAGGTGCGGCGGGCCGACAGCCTGGCATGGTCGTCGGCGGTCTCCTCCGACAGCCAGCCATAATCCGGACGCGCCTTGAGCAAGGTCTCGCGCAGATAGGCGTCCGCGGCATGGTCTGCCTCGCTTACCGGCGAGGTGCCGCCCTTCATCCACACCTGCGGGTTGTTGCCGAAATAGCGCATGGCGATGGCGCCGGCCTCGCGGGCGGCCTCGCGCAGCAGAGCGAGGTCGTCTCGGGCCTCATTCGAAGTCAATTGGTCAAGCGCCGGCAAGGGTCATCCCTTCAATCAGGAGCGTCGGCGCCGCCGTGCCGAAATTGCGGTCGAGATCGTTGGCCGGCACCATGTTGAGGAACATGGTCTTCAGGTTCGAGGCGATCGTCACCTCGGCCACCGGATAGGCCAGCGCGCCGTTCTCGATCCAGTAGCCGGAAGCGCCGCGGCTGTATTCACCGGTCACCATGTCGACGCCCTGGCCGAAGACCTCGGTGACATAGAAGCCGCTCTTCAACGACGCGATCAAATCCTGCGGCGAACGCTCGCCTGGCTCGATGGCAAAGTTGGTCGAGGATGGCGAAACCGACGAGCCGCTGCGCGAGCCGCGTCCATTGGTGACGAGACCGAGCTCGCGCGCGGCCGAGGTCGACAGGAACCAGTGGTTCAACACGCCCTTCTCGACCATCAGCAGCTTGTCGCCCTCGACGCCCTCGCCATCGAACGGGCGCGAGGCCTGGCCGCGCCGCCGCAAAGGCTCGTCGGTGACGGTGACGGCGGCCGAGGCCACCGCTTTGCCCATCATGTCGCGCAG includes the following:
- a CDS encoding DMT family transporter, with translation MSAYTGTLNETQRMDTAAAVAVTLTVIGWASAFPAIRAGLAAFQPLELGALRFAIAAVPAAIFLAVKRPALPSIDELWRFGFGGAIFVALYTAMLNFGELTVSAGAAGFIINVSPIFTAIMAMALLGERFSRLAWLGTVISFAGIGIIAVADGHGLHFNAGALLVLGSALCSAVNTIVQKPLFARHHPLTISASNMVLGALCLSPFLPEAFSQAAVADTAGLGAVIYLGIVPSLIAYAAWATALSRLPAARASNFLYLVSPTSALIGFFWLGEVPSPLGILGGALALGGVIVVNLKR
- a CDS encoding LysR substrate-binding domain-containing protein, whose translation is MGHSSDQILPLETLRAFDAAARMGSFSAAAEKLNLTHGAVSRQIAKLEDWLGLKVFERNARGVTLTIEGNRLHLRTTEAFALISVNSDRWVEPRGTAVVRLASIPSVSGLWLMPRMAALENHPTKLRIVLDVDNRQADLADEGIDLSVRCGRGRIPGRVSVQLFEEHVFPIASPELAKEIGRGDPARLLKFPLINDSDASAWRAWFAAQDVDYRPRPQDRRFEDYNLVLDAAAHGLGIALARPPLTADQIGSGRIVAVDERVALNPVSYWMDRPVGRPRAAAADLARRIAEQAGLAPEKLEAFLQDDG
- a CDS encoding DUF2093 domain-containing protein, with the protein product MMNRFEGPGGREARIRYLDGDFQVTSPGSFVRCAVTGENIPLDELKYWSVARQEPYVNAAVSLAREIEMHPELRKRG
- a CDS encoding glycosyltransferase family 92 protein, which gives rise to MSRAPRFKLTACAIFREEAPFLAEWIRFHQNVGFEHFYLYNNFSTDDFKAVLNPFMQEGLVTLVDWPRPVGQLSAYRDCIRRHWREALWIGFFDIDEFLFAPDGRDVPSVLRDYRDLPGVCVWQAFYGSSGHVERPERRVVEAYTMRAGLDITTVKTILNPRLVYKPGVHQSKFLSGEGMDTHRRTIAPGVPPQLDILRINHYWSRSLADLDQKIRRRDASTSALRDRDWHFDFESKLNVERDEAVLKAMRRAG
- a CDS encoding UDP-glucuronic acid decarboxylase family protein; its protein translation is MGTGVIVKVLVTGGAGFIGSHLCDLLLAQERQVICADNFSTGSEENIRHLLGNPNFEFLRHDVTVPLKVETDEIFNLACPASPVHYQRIPIETTRTCVYGAINMLDLACASGARILQASTSEVYGDPQVHPQTEAYWGHVNPIGPRSCYDEGKRCAEALFFDYWRQSKLPIKVVRIFNTYGPRMHPSDGRVVSNFIVQALRNDPITIYGDGSHTRSFCYVDDLVDAMVRMMATPDDFVGPLNVGNPTEVTILKLAELVLGIVGGKSKIEFKPLPQDDPRQRQPDIDLARATLDWSPRVALEDGLGETVRYFRRLIDGN
- the lpxK gene encoding tetraacyldisaccharide 4'-kinase, with product MTSEAPPFWWEKPDWRVLALSPASAIYGLVAGRRMRHAPREKVEAPVLCVGNLTVGGSGKTPVAIALAKQARHMQLTPGFLSRGHGGSFARPHVVDAHHDAAKHVGDEPLLLAEHAPVAVTANRAAGAKLLIEEHGCDFLIMDDGFQSARIHIDYALVVVDARFGIGNGRVIPGGPLRARVVDQLVFTSGLLKMGEGAAADGVVRQAARAGRPIFLAQVEPANPSRFAGGRFLAFAGIGHPEKFFDTVRGAGGEVALSRAFPDHHFYAQDELGDLLTLARQEGLRLVTTAKDAARLRHGETPAGFLDQLDVLDIEAVFELDHVPERIVDETLDAWRLRKMRG
- the waaA gene encoding lipid IV(A) 3-deoxy-D-manno-octulosonic acid transferase, with amino-acid sequence MSERWARAALTAYRYAGAAAYPLIGPYVAWRASRGKEDRVRRRERYGVAGRPRPEGPVIWIHAASVGETIAVVPLVESILDYGVNIVLTTGTVTSAKVAEERLGSRIIHQYVPLDLKPAVSRFLDHWRPELAIIAESEIWPMTILELGARNVPQVLVNGRLSDRSFMSWKKRAGVAEALFENLAHVIAQSDVDGERFRALGARPVTVSGNLKVDTSPPPADERALATLQRQIGGRPTWAAISTHDGEEVVAAEVHASLHKRHHGLLTIIVPRHPDRADALAAQISGMGLSVARRGKGDRISHDTDILLGDTIGEMGLYLRLTEIAFVGRSLTSQGGQNPLEPAMLETAVLAGRNVQNFREAYQRLLDSGGAKLVRDRDMLTGAVNFLLSNEVARHEMMAAGAATVDEMRGALARTLKSLEPYIQPLVVKARLKGANGR
- a CDS encoding lysophospholipid acyltransferase family protein; translated protein: MEHEAVKGATRRRAARRGGTRTLWRRIREPLAQSSFVKNFIASLFAWFLRLIRLTSPLVEGSTQVAGGAYAHLEPGIIALWHGQHLLTPAYYPKGRQLVAMVSRSADAELQALMIEKFGIEAVRGSGGRNSSRHLDKGGAKALIALKKSLVAGKNVAMIADIPNGTPRDAGLGIVLLARLSGRPILPSAIATSRRKVLEKSWDKTTINLPFGRSAVIVGPPVFVPADADDAEMERKRQEVTASLNVATAEAYRLVDGGK
- a CDS encoding DUF4170 domain-containing protein; this encodes MAVEDGKKQLLHLVFGGELKKLGGTEFRDLDSLDIVGIYPDYQTALGAWKAKAQASVDNAHMRYFVVHLHRLLDPESKVGG
- a CDS encoding 3'(2'),5'-bisphosphate nucleotidase CysQ; amino-acid sequence: MPALDQLTSNEARDDLALLREAAREAGAIAMRYFGNNPQVWMKGGTSPVSEADHAADAYLRETLLKARPDYGWLSEETADDHARLSARRTFVVDPIDGTRGFLDGLHSWCVSVAVVEDGRSLAGVLECPAKRETYWALPGEGAYLNDKRIHVRPLGESVDIGGPKPLVDLMPEAWQDRLRRTAYIPSLAYRLAMIAAGKLDATFVKPSAHDWDIAAADLILTEAGGALLDRTGKPPRYAGEVINHGALAAGSGELLAVLAGVVAGIDQG